Genomic segment of Paenibacillus polymyxa:
GGAGATCACGAAAAGCAATAAGCAAGAGATGATAAGAAACACAATTCTCGTCCATGTTCGCCTTCGTTGCTTCATTAGAAAATCTACTCCTCTATACAGCTATAATTAATCATTACCTAAAGTTGCGTGAAACAATAGCTGCTACCGTATGGTTTGTGGCTAGCTCCTTATCTTTTTACCCATCCTTTCTTTGTCAAATCATCAATATTAAAGAAAAAAACAGAATATGCACTTGAGTTGTAATGAGCAACCCGCGTATTCTTGATCATTGAATGGATATCACGTCGTTCTTGGATGCGGATAACTAAGTCCATTTGGCAAAAGTACAGTGTACACAGGGTAAAATTACAACAATATAGATAGTAAAAACTATTCATTAAAAAGGGTTGCATTTAAATATGCAGAATGGTATACTCTAATTCCGGCCAAGAAATACAATATTGCGAGCGAGTGTTTCAAAAAAAGATTCTAAAAAATGCTTGCAAAGTTGGTTCGGACATGATATGATATAAGAGTTGATGAAGCGAAAAACTGAATCAACGAGAAAAGAATGTTTGATCTTTGAAAACTGAACAACGAGTGAGTAAAACGATTTTGCTTGCAAAATCAAACAAGAGATATTTTTATTTCGTCAGTTTCAACATGAGCTTATCGCTCTTTCTATAAACTAACTTCGGTTGGTCTTTAATGGAGAGTTTGATCCTGGCTCAGGACGAACGCTGGCGGCGTGCCTAATACATGCAAGTCGAGCGGGGTTGTTTAGAAGCTTGCTTCTAAACAACCTAGCGGCGGACGGGTGAGTAACACGTAGGCAACCTGCCCACAAGACAGGGATAACTACCGGAAACGGTAGCTAATACCCGATATATCCTTTTCCTGCATGGGAGAAGGAGGAAAGACGGAGCAATCTGTCACTTGTGGATGGGCCTGCGGCGCATTAGCTAGTTGGTGGGGTAAAGGCCTACCAAGGCGACGATGCGTAGCCGACCTGAGAGGGTGATCGGCCACACTGGGACTGAGACACGGCCCAGACTCCTACGGGAGGCAGCAGTAGGGAATCTTCCGCAATGGGCGAAAGCCTGACGGAGCAACGCCGCGTGAGTGATGAAGGTTTTCGGATCGTAAAGCTCTGTTGCCAGGGAAGAACGTCTTGTAGAGTAACTGCTACAAGAGTGACGGTACCTGAGAAGAAAGCCCCGGCTAACTACGTGCCAGCAGCCGCGGTAATACGTAGGGGGCAAGCGTTGTCCGGAATTATTGGGCGTAAAGCGCGCGCAGGCGGCTCTTTAAGTCTGGTGTTTAATCCCGAGGCTCAACTTCGGGTCGCACTGGAAACTGGGGAGCTTGAGTGCAGAAGAGGAGAGTGGAATTCCACGTGTAGCGGTGAAATGCGTAGAGATGTGGAGGAACACCAGTGGCGAAGGCGACTCTCTGGGCTGTAACTGACGCTGAGGCGCGAAAGCGTGGGGAGCAAACAGGATTAGATACCCTGGTAGTCCACGCCGTAAACGATGAATGCTAGGTGTTAGGGGTTTCGATACCCTTGGTGCCGAAGTTAACACATTAAGCATTCCGCCTGGGGAGTACGGTCGCAAGACTGAAACTCAAAGGAATTGACGGGGACCCGCACAAGCAGTGGAGTATGTGGTTTAATTCGAAGCAACGCGAAGAACCTTACCAGGTCTTGACATCCCTCTGACCGGTCTAGAGATAGACCTTTCCTTCGGGACAGAGGAGACAGGTGGTGCATGGTTGTCGTCAGCTCGTGTCGTGAGATGTTGGGTTAAGTCCCGCAACGAGCGCAACCCTTATGCTTAGTTGCCAGCAGGTCAAGCTGGGCACTCTAAGCAGACTGCCGGTGACAAACCGGAGGAAGGTGGGGATGACGTCAAATCATCATGCCCCTTATGACCTGGGCTACACACGTACTACAATGGCCGGTACAACGGGAAGCGAAATCGCGAGGTGGAGCCAATCCTAGAAAAGCCGGTCTCAGTTCGGATTGTAGGCTGCAACTCGCCTACATGAAGTCGGAATTGCTAGTAATCGCGGATCAGCATGCCGCGGTGAATACGTTCCCGGGTCTTGTACACACCGCCCGTCACACCACGAGAGTTTACAACACCCGAAGTCGGTGGGGTAACCCGCAAGGGAGCCAGCCGCCGAAGGTGGGGTAGATGATTGGGGTGAAGTCGTAACAAGGTAGCCGTATCGGAAGGTGCGGCTGGATCACCTCCTTTCTATGGAGAATCGTTTCCGGAGAGCGGAAACATTCAAATATGAAGCGTAAGCTTCAAAAACTACTCACTCGTTGCTCAGTTTTGAGAGCTCAAACTCTCAAAAAAAGCTGGTTATTTACAGCTTTGCACCTTGAAAACTGGATACCGAAACGAAATTGCGTTTTAGAATATTCCTTTAAGCTGATCTTGTGTAAACAAGTGAAATAAAGGTAGCTGCCTTGAATTTCATTCACACGTAAGTGTTGAACCGAAATTCAGAGCAAATCGTATTTACGATGTAAATACTAGGTTAAGCTACAAAGAGCACACGGAGGATGCCTAGGCGCCAGGAGCCGACGAAGGACGTGGCGAACAACGATAAAGCCTCGGGGAGCTGTAAGCAAGCTTTGATCCGGGGATGTCCGAATGGGGAAACCCGGCTGTCTTCATCGACAGTCACTTTCTGCTGAATACATAGGCAGAATAGAGGCAGACCAGGGGAACTGAAACATCTAAGTACCCTGAGGAAGAGAAAACAATAGTGATTCCGTCAGTAGCGGCGAGCGAACGCGGATTAGCCCAAACCAAGGAGCTTGCTCCTTGGGGTTGTGGGACGTCTCACATGGAGTTACAAAGGAACCGGTTAGATGAAGAGGTCTGGAAAGGCCCGCCAGAGAAGGTAAAAGCCCTGTAGTTCAAAACTTGTTCTCTCCGAGACGGATCCCGAGTAGTGCGGGGCACGTGAAACCCCGTATGAATCCGGCAGGACCATCTGCCAAGGCTAAATACTCCCTGGCGACCGATAGTGAAGCAGTACCGTGAGGGAAAGGTGAAAAGCACCCCGGAAGGGGAGTGAAATAGATCCTGAAACCGTGTGCTTACAAGAAGTCAGAGCCCTATTTATGGGTGATGGCGTGCCTTTTGTAGAATGAACCGGCGAGTTACGTTCCCGTGCAAGGTTAAGGTGAAGAGCTGAAGCCGCAGCGAAAGCGAGTCTGAATAGGGCGAATGAGTACGTGGATGTAGACCCGAAACCGGGTGATCTACCCCTGTCCAGGGTGAAGGTGCGGTAACACGCACTGGAGGCCCGAACCCACGCATGTTGAAAAATGCGGGGATGAGGTGGGGGTAGCGGAGAAATTCCAATCGAACCCGGAGATAGCTGGTTCTCCCCGAAATAGCTTTAGGGCTAGCCTCGGAAAGAAGAATCGTGGAGGTAGAGCACTGATTGGGTGCGGGGCCCGCAAGGGTTACCAAGCTCAGTCAAACTCCGAATGCCATAGATTTAGTTCCGGGAGTCAGACAGTGAGTGCTAAGATCCATTGTCGAAAGGGAAACAGCCCAGACCATCAGCTAAGGTCCCCAAGTGTGTGTTAAGTGGGAAAGGATGTGGAGTTGCACAGACAACCAGGATGTTGGCTTAGAAGCAGCCACCATTGAAAGAGTGCGTAATAGCTCACTGGTCGAGTGACTCTGCGCCGAAAATGTAACGGGGCTAAACACACCACCGAAGCTATGGCTTGATGCTTATGCATCAGGGGTAGGGGAGCGTTGAATGCGGGTTGAAGGTGTACCGTAAGGAGCGCTGGACTGCATTCAAGTGAGAATGCCGGTATGAGTAACGAAAAGATCTGTGAGAATCAGATCCGCCGAAAGCCTAAGGGTTCCTGAGGAAGGTTCGTCCGCTCAGGGTAAGTCGGGACCTAAGGCGAGGCCGATAGGCGTAGTCGAAGGACAACAGGTCGAAATTCCTGTACCACCGTAATCCGTTATGAGCGATGGGGTGACGCAGTAGGGTAGTGACGCGGACTGATGGATGTCCGTCTAAGCAGTGAGGCTGGTGTGTAGGCAAATCCGCACATCGTAAGGCTGGGCTGTGATGGGGAGCGAAAATTATAGTAGCGAAGGTCATGATCTCAGACTGCCAAGAAAAGCCTCTAGCCAGGAGAAGGTGCCCGTACCGCAAACCGACACAGGTAGGCGAGAAGAGAATTCTAAGGCGCGCGGAAGAACTCTCGTTAAGGAACTCGGCAAAATGACCCCGTAACTTCGGGAGAAGGGGTGCCTCGGTAGGGTGAATAGCCCGAGGGGGCCGCAGTGAAAAGGCCCAAGCGACTGTTTAGCAAAAACACAGGTCTGTGCGAAGCCGCAAGGCGAAGTATACGGGCTGACGCCTGCCCGGTGCTGGAAGGTTAAGGGGAGTGGTAAGCCTTCGGGCGAAGCTATGAACCGAAGCCCCAGTAAACGGCGGCCGTAACTATAACGGTCCTAAGGTAGCGAAATTCCTTGTCAGGTAAATTCTGACCCGCACGAATGGCGTAACGACTTGGGCGCTGTCTCAACGAGAGATCCGGTGAAATTTTAATACCTGTGAAGATGCAGGTTACCCGCGACAAGACGGAAAGACCCCATGGAGCTTTACTGCAGCTTGATATTGAATTTGGGTACGATCTGTACAGGATAGGTGGGAGCCGTAGAATCTTGAGCGCCAGCTTGAGAGGAGGCATCCTTGGGATACCACCCTGATCGTATCTAGGTTCTAACTTGGTACCGTGACCCGGTGCGAGGACAGTGTCAGGTGGGCAGTTTGACTGGGGCGGTCGCCTCCTAAAGAGTAACGGAGGCGCCCCAAGGTTCCCTCAGAATGGTTGGAAATCATTCGAAGAGTGCAAAGGCAGAAGGGAGCTTGACTGCGAGACCTACAAGTCGAGCAGGGACGAAAGTCGGGCTTAGTGATCCGGTGGTACCGCATGGAAGGGCCATCGCTCAACGGATAAAAGCTACCCTGGGGATAACAGGCTTATCTCCCCCAAGAGTCCACATCGACGGGGAGGTTTGGCACCTCGATGTCGGCTCATCGCATCCTGGGGCTGAAGTAGGTCCCAAGGGTTGGGCTGTTCGCCCATTAAAGCGGTACGCGAGCTGGGTTCAGAACGTCGTGAGACAGTTCGGTCCCTATCTGTCGTGGGCGTAGGAAATTTGAGAGGAGCTGTCCTTAGTACGAGAGGACCGGGATGGACGTACCGCTGGTGTACCAGTTGTTCCGCCAGGAGCACCGCTGGGTAGCTATGTACGGAAGGGATAAGCGCTGAAAGCATCTAAGCGTGAAGCCCCCCTCAAGATGAGATTTCCCAGTATGTAAGACCCCTTGAAGACGACGAGGTAGATAGGTTGGGGGTGGAAGTGCAGTAATGCATGGAGCTGACCAATACTAATCGGTCGAGGGCTTATCCTAAGAATAAAACGCAAATGAGTTTCGGATCCAGTTTTCAGGGTGTAACCTTGAAGGTAGAATTTGCACAGCAAATTCATGTTTGGTGGCGATAGCGGAGGGGTTCCACACGTACCCATCCCGAACACGACCGTTAAGCCCTCCAGCGCCGATGGTACTTGGACCGCAGGGTCCTGGGAGAGTAGGACGTCGCCAAGCAACAAGCAAAGAGGACCATGATCTCAATGAGATCATGGTCCTCTTTGGTATATTACGGTACAAACCACTTATACAATTGCTTCTATGCTGCGCATTCAAAGAGGAGATATGCTTTTGTGAATAGCTATTACCTTTGGGAACGCTTATTTTTAAAGGTTGTCCTTCGTAGGAGTACAGTTGTTTGTACAGGGAAATACTAAAGGTTAGGGCTATTGATGAAGGCTTGACACCCCTATACCGCTTTGCTAAGATTGCAATAATATATTTTCAGAGAGCCTTGATTTGTCCATGTCGGACAGACAACAAGACCAATACAGACTAAACAATTTGAAGGAGGATCATCTTGGTGTGGGAAGATAAATTCGGTAAGGAAGGCCTTACCTTTGACGATGTTTTGCTGGTACCTCGCAAGTCGGTGGTTCTGCCCAAAGAAGTAAGCGTGGCGACTCGTTTGAGTGATAACGTGAAGCTGAATATTCCTTTGATGAGTGCTGGTATGGATACTGTTACTGAGGCAGTGTTGGCAATCGCGATGGCTCGTGAGGGCGGTATCGGTATTATTCATAAAAATATGTCGATTGAACAGCAAGCAGTAGAGGTGGATCGGGTTAAACGTTCGGAGAGTGGTGTTATCACCAATCCATTCTCATTGACTCCGGATCATTTGGTATCTGATGCTGAAGCAGTTATGGGTAAATATCGTATTTCTGGTGTACCTGTTGTAAATGAAGAAAACAAACTGGTGGGTATTATTACTAACCGCGATCTTCGCTTTATTCACGATTTTAACCTTAAAATCAGTGAAGTCATGACGAAGGAAGAACTGGTAACTGCACCTGTGGGTACGACTTTACAGGAAGCGGAAGTCATTTTGCAAAAGCATAAAATTGAAAAGCTTCCTTTGGTTGATGATGAAAATTATCTCAAAGGACTTATCACCATTAAAGATATTGAGAAAGCTATTCAATTTCCGAACGCAGCGAAAGATGCACAAGGGCGTCTTCTGGTCGGTGCGGCTGTCGGCATTTCCAAGGATACATTTGATCGGACTGAAGCACTTGTAAAAGCTGGTGTGGATATGATTGTTGTGGACTCTGCTCACGGCCATCATATTAACATTATTGAAGCGGTCCGCAAGCTGCGTGAAGCTTATCCTGATCTGACGATTGTAGCAGGTAATGTAGCTACTGGTGACGGAACGCGCGAATTGATTGAAGCAGGAGCATCTGTCGTAAAAGTCGGTATTGGTCCAGGCTCCATCTGTACAACACGCGTAATCGCAGGGATTGGTGTTCCACAAGTAACAGCAATTTATGATTGTGCAACAGTAGCACGTGAATATAATATTCCGATCATTGCAGACGGTGGTATTAAATACTCCGGTGAAATTACAAAGGCCATTGCGGCAGGCGCTTCTGCGGTAATGCTGGGAAGTCTTTTTGCAGGTACGGAAGAAAGCCCAGGCGAATCTGAAATTTATCAAGGACGCCGCTTTAAAGTATATCGTGGTATGGGTTCTATGGCTGCGATGAAGCAAGGTAGTAAAGATCGTTATTTCCAAGATGACGACAAGAAATTGGTACCGGAAGGCATCGAAGGACGCGTTGCTTATAAAGGACCACTTTCCGACACTGTTCATCAGCTGTTGGGCGGTCTTCGTTCCGGTATGGGTTATTGCGGTACAGCTAATATTGAGGAGCTTCGTAACGATACAAGCTTTATCCGTATTACAGGCGCTGGTCTGCGTGAGAGCCATCCGCATGATGTGCAAATTACGAAAGAAGCACCAAACTACTCTCTATAAAGTTCGGCTGTAGTAGACTTGACGACAGGCAGAGCGTATTTCGCTCTGCCTGTCTTTTTTTAGAGATACCCCTGTGATAGAATAGACAAGTGTCCGCCTTTTTGACGAAATTATTGACGAATTAGGACACGTAGGTCTTTTGGACGATTCCTACCAGTGAAGAAGATTCGAGCAGAAAATGCTCATGACAGGATACAACTAAGCAAACGAAGTGAAACTGGATTTTATAACACTTAAACATTATTACATTGGCCAAGTTGAGGCTATAACCACCGTCTCGTTATACATAGCGGATCGGGTTGAGGTATGAGAGGAGTTTGTATTCATTTGAAAGCGAACAATTTAAAGCAAAATAAAAAACGCAGCATGATTAAAAAGAGTGTGACTGCAGTCATGGTGCTTAATATGATGTATATGTCGGCATTGCCTGTTGTAGGCAATTTCGATTCGAGCGTGGCTACTTTTGCAGCTGGAGCGGCAACACAGGCAACCAATATTACGGGGACAGGTTCTATTAACCCCCCTAGTCTGGCACTACGTTCCGCCATTTTAATCGAGCCTTCCACTGGGCAAGTATTGCTGTCTATGAATCCAGATGAGCCACTTCCACCAGCAAGTATGACTAAAATGATGACAGAATACATCGTGGCTGAACAGGTTAAGCAAGGTAAACTCAAGTGGACGGATAAAGTTACGGTTAACGAGAATGCTTCTAAGAGCATTGGATCACGTATTTTTTTGGCTCAAGGGGATCAACATACGGTAGAAGAGCTTTATATTGCAATGGCGGTAGGTTCTGCTAATGATGCAACAGTAGCCCTTGCTGAACGCGTATCTGGAACTGAGCAGGACTTTGTAAAACTAATGAATGAAACAGCTCAGAGAATGGGCATGAAAAATACGTATTTTATCAACTCGACTGGTTTGGACCGTGGTGATATGCCGAAAGGCTTCCAGCCGGATACAGACCGGGAAACTGTGATGACAGCGAGAGATGCAGCTACTCTGGCTGGTTACATCATTAAAGATCATCCAGATTACACACGATTTACGACAATTCAATCTTACAAATTCCGTCCTACTGACAAGGCGCCAATTATTAACTATAACTGGATGCTAGAAGCAAACAAAAATATTACTAACTTTAGAAAGTTTGCTTACCCAGGTTTAGACGGGATGAAAACAGGCCACACGGCTAATGCTGGAAACTGTTTTACAGGAACCGCTGAACGCAACGGAATGCGTCTCATCAGTGTAGTTATGGGAGCTGATTCAGATGCACACCGTTTTACAGAGACAGCTAAAGTGCTGAACTATGGTTTTGATAATTTTGAAGTGAAGCAGGTTATTGCTCCAAAGACGGTGGTTAAGGGTGTTGAGAATGTGCCAGTGACCAAAGGTACGGAAACAGAAGTACCGATCGTCACCAAGGATGCAGTAAGCTTTATCGTACCTAAGGGTGCGAGCAATCCTAAGGTAACCTTTACAACGAACATTACACCAGCAAGCTCTCTGGTGGCACCTTTGAAGCAAGGGGCCAAAGTCGGAACAATTACGTACACGTACAAGACAGACGGTGTGGATAAAGGGCAGACAAAAACCGTGGATCTGGTTACTACGACGGCAGTAGAAGAGGGCGGCTGGTTCCGAATGCTTTTCCGGGCAATCGGTGATTTCTTCGGAGATCTGTTCCAGGGAATTAAGAACCTCTTCTAAAAAAGCAAAGCTAGGCGATCTACCTTGTTTTTCATTACTTATTTTGCAGCTTGAAATGATTGTGTATTTGGCATTCGTGCGGTAAAATATTAAGTTAGAATCTAAACGTAACCCTTATAGGAGGCAACGACATGGAAACGGGAACTTCGCGTGTAAAAAGAGGTATGGCAGAGATGCAAAAAGGTGGCGTAATCATGGATGTCATGAACGCTGAGCAGGCTAAAATTGCAGAGGCTGCAGGAGCTACAGCTGTA
This window contains:
- a CDS encoding D-alanyl-D-alanine carboxypeptidase family protein — encoded protein: MKANNLKQNKKRSMIKKSVTAVMVLNMMYMSALPVVGNFDSSVATFAAGAATQATNITGTGSINPPSLALRSAILIEPSTGQVLLSMNPDEPLPPASMTKMMTEYIVAEQVKQGKLKWTDKVTVNENASKSIGSRIFLAQGDQHTVEELYIAMAVGSANDATVALAERVSGTEQDFVKLMNETAQRMGMKNTYFINSTGLDRGDMPKGFQPDTDRETVMTARDAATLAGYIIKDHPDYTRFTTIQSYKFRPTDKAPIINYNWMLEANKNITNFRKFAYPGLDGMKTGHTANAGNCFTGTAERNGMRLISVVMGADSDAHRFTETAKVLNYGFDNFEVKQVIAPKTVVKGVENVPVTKGTETEVPIVTKDAVSFIVPKGASNPKVTFTTNITPASSLVAPLKQGAKVGTITYTYKTDGVDKGQTKTVDLVTTTAVEEGGWFRMLFRAIGDFFGDLFQGIKNLF
- the guaB gene encoding IMP dehydrogenase, which codes for MWEDKFGKEGLTFDDVLLVPRKSVVLPKEVSVATRLSDNVKLNIPLMSAGMDTVTEAVLAIAMAREGGIGIIHKNMSIEQQAVEVDRVKRSESGVITNPFSLTPDHLVSDAEAVMGKYRISGVPVVNEENKLVGIITNRDLRFIHDFNLKISEVMTKEELVTAPVGTTLQEAEVILQKHKIEKLPLVDDENYLKGLITIKDIEKAIQFPNAAKDAQGRLLVGAAVGISKDTFDRTEALVKAGVDMIVVDSAHGHHINIIEAVRKLREAYPDLTIVAGNVATGDGTRELIEAGASVVKVGIGPGSICTTRVIAGIGVPQVTAIYDCATVAREYNIPIIADGGIKYSGEITKAIAAGASAVMLGSLFAGTEESPGESEIYQGRRFKVYRGMGSMAAMKQGSKDRYFQDDDKKLVPEGIEGRVAYKGPLSDTVHQLLGGLRSGMGYCGTANIEELRNDTSFIRITGAGLRESHPHDVQITKEAPNYSL